Proteins encoded by one window of Parabacteroides sp. FAFU027:
- a CDS encoding LamG-like jellyroll fold domain-containing protein yields MKKILLCSLLFVTMATMAQMPIKGLIGCWSFNGNANDESNSNVNGTVYGATLVKDRFGNPNRAYSFDGVNDYIWIGYGLRPSIISVSFWFISNSKTSTMSMIRDRLNGYGFVMNATSSDGDVPFHNFCFYGTGGSCSNLVQTKCNDSIWHHGAMTYDGYTLNTYLDNNLVATSTGTGYNALYFPYQYSNGLAFGRDGDSDGHYFKGALDDIRIYNRALSKTEVEALYYDSPCSYIKYDTVKVAVTDTLIIKNSLKSATNTTKLNEIKVYPNPTHDVIHISINDIDGLQESSLSIINSLGLAVYKSNFTQNNIDINTSALGEDGTYFIQIFDRNKKLVDVRKIILEK; encoded by the coding sequence ATGAAAAAGATTTTACTATGTAGTTTGTTATTTGTCACGATGGCAACTATGGCACAAATGCCAATAAAAGGGCTCATCGGATGCTGGTCTTTCAATGGAAATGCTAATGATGAAAGTAACAGCAATGTTAACGGAACAGTTTATGGGGCAACTCTGGTTAAAGACCGATTTGGTAACCCGAATAGAGCTTATAGCTTTGATGGCGTAAATGATTATATTTGGATTGGATATGGCCTGAGACCAAGTATCATATCTGTTTCCTTCTGGTTTATCTCCAATAGCAAAACATCAACTATGTCAATGATTAGAGATCGTTTGAATGGCTATGGGTTTGTGATGAATGCGACAAGTAGTGATGGGGATGTGCCATTTCACAATTTCTGTTTTTATGGAACGGGCGGAAGCTGTAGTAACCTTGTTCAGACCAAATGCAATGATAGTATCTGGCATCATGGGGCAATGACCTATGATGGCTACACATTAAATACTTATCTGGATAATAATCTTGTAGCAACATCAACTGGCACTGGTTATAATGCATTGTATTTTCCTTATCAATATAGTAATGGATTAGCGTTTGGACGAGATGGCGATTCTGACGGACATTATTTCAAAGGAGCATTAGATGACATTAGAATCTACAACAGAGCTTTGAGCAAAACGGAAGTTGAAGCTCTTTATTATGACTCTCCATGTTCCTACATTAAATACGACACAGTTAAAGTAGCTGTAACAGACACACTTATCATCAAGAACTCACTTAAATCAGCTACCAATACTACTAAACTCAATGAAATCAAAGTTTATCCAAATCCGACTCATGATGTAATCCATATTAGCATTAATGATATTGATGGTTTACAGGAAAGCTCTTTGTCAATTATTAACTCATTAGGGTTAGCGGTGTATAAAAGCAACTTTACGCAGAATAACATCGATATAAATACCAGTGCACTTGGGGAAGATGGCACGTACTTCATCCAGATATTTGATAGGAATAAGAAGCTGGTGGATGTCCGGAAAATAATTCTTGAGAAATAA
- the metG gene encoding methionine--tRNA ligase, whose translation MEKKFKRTLITTALPYANGPVHIGHLAGVYVPADIYARYLRLKGEEVLMIGGSDEHGVPITIKAKNEGITPQDVVDRYHSIIKKSFEDLGISFDIYSRTTSDIHKKTASDFFKKLYDKGEFIEKTSEQYYDEEAKQFLADRYITGICPHCKNERAYGDQCEACGTSLNATDLINPKSTITGATPVMKETKHWYLPLDKHEGWLRQWILEDHKEWKTNVYGQCKSWLDMGLQPRAVSRDLDWGVPVPVEGAEGKVLYVWFDAPIGYISNTIELLPNDWEKWWKSEDSKIVHFIGKDNIVFHCIVFPAMLKADGTYQLPENVPSNEFLNLEGDKISTSRNWAVWLHEYLEEFPGKQDVLRYVLTANAPETKDNDFTWKDFQARNNNELVAVLGNFVNRAMVLTQKYFDCKVPACGELTDYDRATLADFADVKKYVEDYLNQYRFRDALKEAMNLARIGNKYLADTEPWKLAKTDMERVATIMNISLQITANLAIAFEPFLPFSAQKMRDFLGMDKFDWAELGRTNILATGTQLQSPELLFEKIEDSVVEAQVQKLLDTKKANEAANYKANPIRENIDFEDFMKLDIRVGTVLECQKVPKADKLLQFKINDGLETRTIVSGIAKHYAPEDLIGKQVCFIANLAPRKLKGIMSEGMILSAENHDGGLSVIMPSREVKPGSEVK comes from the coding sequence ATGGAAAAGAAATTCAAAAGAACGCTCATTACCACTGCATTACCTTATGCTAACGGCCCGGTTCACATCGGCCACTTAGCTGGTGTGTATGTGCCTGCAGATATTTATGCCCGTTATTTACGTTTGAAAGGCGAAGAAGTCCTCATGATCGGCGGAAGCGACGAACATGGAGTGCCCATCACCATCAAGGCTAAAAACGAAGGCATTACTCCGCAGGATGTGGTGGACCGTTACCACTCCATCATCAAGAAATCATTCGAAGACCTCGGTATTTCGTTTGATATATATTCCCGTACCACTTCTGACATTCACAAAAAAACGGCTTCCGATTTCTTCAAAAAGCTTTACGATAAAGGCGAATTTATTGAGAAGACTTCGGAGCAATATTACGACGAAGAGGCAAAACAATTCCTCGCCGACCGTTACATCACCGGCATTTGCCCGCATTGTAAAAATGAACGTGCTTACGGTGACCAATGCGAGGCTTGCGGAACTTCCCTGAATGCTACCGACCTGATTAATCCGAAATCAACCATCACCGGTGCCACTCCCGTGATGAAAGAGACCAAGCACTGGTATCTTCCGCTGGATAAGCACGAAGGCTGGTTGCGCCAATGGATTCTCGAAGACCACAAAGAGTGGAAAACCAACGTGTATGGTCAATGCAAATCATGGCTCGATATGGGATTGCAACCCCGTGCCGTGAGCCGTGACCTTGACTGGGGCGTGCCTGTCCCGGTGGAAGGTGCTGAGGGCAAAGTGCTCTACGTGTGGTTTGATGCACCTATCGGATACATCTCCAATACCATCGAGCTTCTTCCTAACGACTGGGAAAAATGGTGGAAGAGCGAAGACTCAAAGATCGTTCACTTCATCGGAAAAGATAATATCGTATTCCACTGCATCGTTTTCCCGGCGATGTTGAAAGCGGATGGCACTTACCAACTGCCTGAAAACGTTCCTTCAAACGAATTCCTCAACCTTGAAGGAGACAAAATATCCACCTCCCGCAACTGGGCGGTATGGCTGCACGAGTACCTCGAAGAGTTTCCGGGCAAACAGGACGTACTTCGTTACGTGCTGACCGCCAACGCTCCCGAAACTAAAGACAATGACTTTACCTGGAAAGACTTTCAGGCCCGCAACAACAATGAGCTTGTAGCTGTCCTTGGTAACTTTGTGAACCGTGCGATGGTGTTGACTCAGAAATATTTTGACTGCAAAGTTCCTGCTTGTGGTGAATTGACTGATTACGACCGCGCAACGTTGGCTGACTTTGCCGATGTGAAAAAATACGTGGAGGATTACCTCAATCAATACCGTTTCCGTGATGCACTGAAAGAGGCGATGAACCTTGCCCGCATTGGTAACAAATACCTGGCGGATACCGAACCGTGGAAGCTGGCGAAAACCGACATGGAGCGCGTGGCTACTATCATGAATATTTCGCTGCAAATCACTGCTAACCTGGCGATTGCTTTCGAACCATTCCTTCCATTTAGTGCGCAGAAAATGCGTGACTTCCTCGGTATGGATAAATTCGATTGGGCTGAACTGGGGCGCACTAACATCCTGGCAACCGGTACTCAATTGCAATCACCGGAATTGTTATTCGAGAAAATCGAAGACAGCGTGGTGGAAGCTCAGGTACAGAAACTGCTCGATACCAAAAAAGCAAACGAAGCGGCCAACTACAAAGCCAATCCGATTCGTGAAAACATCGACTTCGAGGATTTCATGAAACTGGACATCCGTGTGGGAACCGTTTTGGAATGCCAGAAAGTACCAAAAGCAGATAAACTACTTCAGTTCAAAATAAATGACGGACTCGAAACCCGCACCATCGTTTCCGGAATTGCAAAACATTATGCTCCCGAAGATTTGATTGGCAAACAGGTGTGTTTCATCGCTAACCTTGCCCCACGCAAGCTGAAAGGCATCATGTCAGAAGGAATGATTCTTTCGGCTGAAAACCATGACGGCGGATTATCGGTAATCATGCCGAGCCGTGAAGTGAAACCGGGTAGCGAAGTAAAATAA
- a CDS encoding acyltransferase family protein: protein MKQRNELIDVIKGFAILLVVLGHAVQYNVKAFDQHILFRVIYSFHMPLFMFISGFVACGTFDGSFQVLRKRFNSLIIPFFSWLAITDLLGLLFNYLHYQDPIISYHSPIAVILSPSNGGLWFLWILFQNYLILFLALRIKFIREEWCILLLGILIFVLSEYFRKIPVIHGLRNSGWYLIFFSLGYMLNRYKEQTLPFLRKTFPLILLLFVLTVSVWYRAKTPKVIFSFPLYLRSYIYYIYLFLVPITGVFSVWFILEKMIQIKLLKLLFSQLGVISLAIYAIHYYFISLGIAIFQFHVDLKIYIVSIFALTAAIFTQKLLAKSKLLAFLLLGRKLAKSNH, encoded by the coding sequence ATGAAACAGCGAAATGAACTGATTGATGTAATCAAGGGTTTTGCCATTCTGCTGGTGGTGTTGGGGCATGCGGTGCAGTATAACGTGAAGGCTTTCGATCAGCATATTCTTTTCAGGGTGATTTACTCCTTTCACATGCCGTTGTTTATGTTTATCAGCGGGTTCGTGGCGTGTGGCACTTTTGATGGAAGCTTTCAGGTCCTTCGCAAACGTTTTAACTCTCTTATCATTCCCTTCTTTTCCTGGCTGGCCATCACTGATTTGTTGGGGTTGCTTTTTAACTACCTTCATTATCAGGATCCTATTATCTCGTATCATTCGCCAATTGCTGTGATACTTTCACCCAGCAATGGCGGTCTTTGGTTTCTCTGGATTCTGTTCCAAAACTACCTTATTTTGTTTCTGGCACTCCGGATTAAGTTTATACGGGAAGAATGGTGCATCTTGTTGCTGGGGATTTTAATCTTTGTTTTGTCCGAATATTTCCGTAAAATTCCGGTTATTCATGGCTTAAGAAATTCCGGATGGTATCTGATTTTCTTTTCGCTAGGATATATGTTGAACCGATATAAAGAACAGACATTGCCATTCCTACGGAAAACATTTCCTTTGATTCTTTTATTATTTGTATTGACTGTATCTGTTTGGTACAGGGCAAAGACACCGAAAGTAATATTCTCCTTTCCTCTATATCTTCGAAGCTATATCTATTACATCTATCTGTTTCTTGTGCCAATAACAGGGGTATTCTCCGTGTGGTTTATACTTGAAAAGATGATACAAATTAAGCTGCTGAAACTATTGTTTTCTCAACTTGGAGTGATTTCCCTGGCCATTTATGCCATTCATTATTACTTTATTTCGTTGGGAATAGCTATTTTCCAGTTTCATGTTGATCTGAAAATCTATATTGTTTCTATATTTGCGCTCACGGCTGCAATTTTCACGCAAAAGCTCCTTGCAAAGAGCAAACTGCTTGCGTTTTTGTTGCTTGGACGTAAATTAGCCAAATCGAACCATTAA
- a CDS encoding glycosyltransferase — translation MGKEMPVLSVLMVTYNREQYIDTALKSVLRQKTSFPFEIIICEDCSTDGTLAICEKYAMAYPDIIRLLVNEKNLGYQRNNLKCLSAARGKYIAVCDPDDYWICKDKLQIQYDIMEKNPQYSLCFHRVLNYYENDGSKSLSNGTERKGTYTQLDLSKKNFIANVSCFFRNNYFELPEGIEQVVSVDYVFSMLSASKGDLYYIPKVMALYRKSESSIFVGKDRSKALLMSLNVRKFIINLFPENKEVVDNLKMASAAILYNLWKLHKSENETQKADEVWRELASEYPVWIQQRLISSESIAIKPLLKAQVFRLLSLIRKQLSKFYPLPIIR, via the coding sequence ATGGGGAAAGAGATGCCGGTACTCAGCGTGCTGATGGTGACCTACAATCGCGAGCAATACATCGATACAGCGCTCAAAAGCGTTTTGCGACAAAAGACCTCCTTTCCCTTTGAAATCATTATCTGTGAAGATTGCAGTACGGACGGGACGTTAGCCATTTGCGAGAAATATGCAATGGCTTATCCCGATATTATCCGTTTGTTGGTCAATGAAAAAAACCTCGGGTATCAGCGAAACAACCTGAAATGCCTCTCGGCTGCCCGCGGAAAATATATCGCCGTGTGCGACCCTGATGACTACTGGATTTGCAAGGATAAATTGCAGATCCAGTATGATATCATGGAAAAGAATCCTCAATATTCGCTTTGCTTCCACCGCGTGTTGAATTACTACGAAAACGACGGAAGCAAGAGTCTCTCCAACGGTACTGAACGTAAGGGAACTTATACTCAGCTCGATTTATCCAAAAAGAACTTTATCGCCAACGTCTCCTGCTTTTTCAGGAACAACTACTTTGAGTTACCTGAAGGAATCGAACAGGTGGTGAGCGTCGATTATGTCTTCAGTATGCTGTCTGCTTCGAAAGGCGACCTCTATTATATTCCGAAGGTGATGGCGCTTTACCGCAAAAGTGAAAGTAGTATCTTCGTAGGTAAAGACCGAAGTAAGGCATTATTAATGTCACTCAATGTAAGGAAGTTTATCATCAACCTTTTTCCTGAAAATAAAGAGGTAGTGGATAATCTGAAGATGGCATCTGCCGCTATTCTTTATAACCTGTGGAAACTCCATAAAAGCGAAAACGAAACTCAGAAAGCTGATGAAGTCTGGCGTGAACTGGCCTCTGAATATCCGGTGTGGATACAACAGCGACTAATTTCCAGTGAATCCATCGCGATAAAACCATTATTGAAGGCTCAGGTTTTCAGATTACTATCGTTGATTCGCAAACAACTATCCAAATTTTACCCACTACCCATCATTCGATGA
- a CDS encoding FkbM family methyltransferase, with protein sequence MDKILFIKKKIESLAFKAKTLGFGYMCDDSLNSLRRKMNLYFALFPKEKEKYKAELDFINAPGQKRVSYSTVFPYSFSEKYDYNQVEVFKDQELNLFYVIHNGKKLYFNHNFKNETAVKYNYAFLMAEQDKESTHCYLDDTFQIKEGDVILDIGAAEGNFSLDAVEKAKEIYIFEANEAWKEALEATFAPWKDKVHIYYKFVSNIDNEQCLRIDTLLKEKPVDFMKIDVEGAETMILEGAEETIRNNKALKLAICTYHQQKDVDFLSSLLHQMNFSTCLSDGYMLFIYRKLAPPYFRKGLIRATKKQ encoded by the coding sequence ATGGACAAAATATTATTTATCAAAAAGAAAATTGAGAGCCTGGCCTTTAAAGCAAAAACCCTGGGTTTCGGATATATGTGCGATGACTCGTTGAATTCATTGCGACGCAAAATGAATCTTTACTTTGCTCTTTTTCCAAAAGAGAAAGAAAAATATAAGGCCGAGTTAGATTTTATCAATGCTCCCGGACAAAAGCGTGTCAGCTATTCGACGGTATTTCCTTATTCCTTTTCTGAAAAATATGACTATAATCAGGTTGAAGTCTTCAAAGACCAGGAGTTGAATCTTTTTTATGTGATCCATAATGGAAAGAAACTCTATTTCAACCACAATTTCAAAAACGAAACAGCCGTAAAGTATAACTATGCTTTCCTGATGGCTGAGCAAGACAAGGAGTCAACCCATTGTTATCTGGATGATACTTTTCAGATTAAAGAAGGGGATGTAATACTTGATATCGGGGCAGCTGAAGGCAACTTTTCGCTGGATGCAGTGGAAAAGGCAAAGGAGATCTATATCTTCGAAGCGAATGAGGCATGGAAAGAGGCTCTGGAAGCGACTTTCGCCCCCTGGAAGGACAAAGTGCATATTTACTATAAGTTCGTTTCCAATATCGACAATGAACAATGTCTCCGGATTGATACCTTATTGAAGGAGAAGCCGGTTGATTTTATGAAAATCGATGTGGAAGGAGCCGAAACAATGATTCTCGAAGGAGCCGAAGAAACTATTAGAAATAATAAAGCCTTGAAGCTGGCGATCTGTACTTACCATCAACAGAAGGATGTGGACTTTCTTTCCTCTCTATTGCATCAAATGAATTTCTCAACCTGCCTTTCGGACGGTTATATGCTATTCATTTACCGGAAACTGGCTCCGCCTTATTTCCGGAAAGGACTTATTCGTGCAACAAAAAAACAATAA
- a CDS encoding glutamate synthase-related protein, whose protein sequence is MFEWTKNNDALGTVNRGIPCESGLCTLCDSACKGKCETWLSCLEGRKMLYPRKFGYITSGAANVTSVGVGYHALRIQGYAYGSNGIPANLTDNPDDCIFTNISLETEFGLEMKTKNRMPIMTGALGSTFVAARYWPSFAVGAALCGIPIVVGENVVGVDKASVLEKGRIKSAPELERRIQYFERYYDGYGAIIVQMNVEDTRNGVAEYLIDKYGNNVIIELKWGQGAKDIGGEIQVKQLENAQFLKDRGYIVDPDPYDPVVIQAFKNKAISSFARHSRLGATNKHNVEAVREDFMSSIAYLRKLGFKRITLKTGAYGMENLAIAIRFAADAKLDLLTIDGAGGGTGMSPWNMMQHWGIPSLALHAKAYEYCEILKNRGITPPDISFAGGFAREDHLFKALSLGAPYTKMVCLGRAPMIAGFLGSNIEGTFFPERKAQLNGHWDTLPASVSEYGIYPEEIFTMWENVKNRVGAEEMKHIPFGAIAMCGYADKLAGGLQQFMAGARKFNLNELTRNDLISANRETTDVTGIPFMTDALDAEAKAVLMA, encoded by the coding sequence ATGTTTGAATGGACTAAAAACAACGATGCCCTCGGGACAGTCAATCGGGGAATTCCCTGCGAGTCAGGTTTGTGTACGTTATGTGATTCAGCCTGCAAAGGCAAGTGTGAAACCTGGCTCTCCTGTCTGGAAGGCCGGAAGATGCTTTACCCGAGAAAATTCGGTTACATCACCTCCGGAGCCGCTAATGTGACATCGGTAGGTGTTGGTTATCACGCGCTGCGAATCCAAGGCTATGCCTACGGTTCTAACGGAATTCCGGCAAATCTGACCGACAATCCCGACGATTGCATTTTTACAAATATCAGCCTTGAGACTGAATTTGGCCTGGAGATGAAGACCAAAAACCGCATGCCCATCATGACCGGTGCGTTGGGTTCGACATTTGTCGCTGCCCGTTACTGGCCTTCCTTTGCCGTGGGGGCTGCTTTGTGCGGAATTCCTATCGTGGTAGGTGAAAATGTGGTCGGGGTGGATAAAGCATCCGTATTGGAAAAAGGCCGTATAAAATCTGCCCCCGAGCTTGAACGTCGTATCCAGTATTTCGAGCGTTATTACGACGGATACGGAGCGATTATCGTTCAGATGAATGTGGAAGATACCCGCAATGGTGTTGCCGAGTATTTGATTGACAAATATGGGAATAACGTCATCATTGAACTGAAATGGGGACAAGGAGCGAAAGATATCGGTGGTGAGATTCAGGTCAAACAGCTCGAAAATGCCCAGTTCCTCAAAGATCGTGGTTATATCGTAGACCCCGATCCGTATGATCCTGTCGTAATACAGGCATTCAAAAATAAGGCGATCAGTTCTTTCGCCCGCCACAGTCGGCTCGGCGCTACCAATAAGCATAACGTGGAGGCTGTACGGGAAGACTTCATGAGCAGCATCGCCTATCTGCGCAAGCTGGGATTTAAACGTATCACCCTCAAAACGGGAGCCTATGGTATGGAAAATCTGGCTATTGCCATTCGTTTTGCCGCAGATGCCAAACTCGATCTGTTGACCATTGACGGTGCAGGTGGCGGTACCGGTATGAGCCCGTGGAATATGATGCAGCACTGGGGAATCCCATCGCTTGCACTTCATGCCAAAGCTTATGAATATTGTGAAATCCTGAAAAACAGAGGCATCACGCCGCCTGACATATCGTTCGCCGGAGGATTTGCCCGCGAAGACCATCTGTTTAAAGCCCTTTCACTTGGAGCGCCATATACCAAGATGGTTTGCCTGGGTCGTGCGCCAATGATTGCCGGATTCCTCGGCAGTAACATTGAAGGTACTTTCTTCCCTGAACGGAAAGCTCAGCTCAACGGGCATTGGGATACGCTGCCGGCAAGTGTTTCGGAGTATGGTATTTATCCGGAAGAGATTTTCACCATGTGGGAAAATGTAAAAAATAGGGTAGGTGCTGAAGAGATGAAGCACATCCCGTTTGGAGCCATTGCCATGTGTGGTTATGCCGACAAGCTGGCTGGAGGATTACAACAGTTCATGGCCGGTGCACGGAAGTTCAATCTCAACGAACTGACTCGCAATGACCTGATCTCAGCTAATCGCGAAACGACAGATGTTACAGGTATTCCATTCATGACCGATGCACTGGATGCTGAAGCGAAAGCGGTATTGATGGCGTAA
- a CDS encoding lipopolysaccharide biosynthesis protein, giving the protein MTEHSLKRKSAIAIAWNFFDKVGSQLIFIVIGLVVTRILSQKEYGLIGLLGIFIALSSALIDSGFVSALIRKKDASELDYNTVFYFNIGVSSFLYAVLFCCAPLIANFYNQPQLVILARVVFLSLIINSLGLVQGAQMTKNVRFKQLSVINLTSLLLSSILSLIFAVKGLGVWALVVQSVGNATFRVSLLWVVSKWRPSRLFSFEALKAQLKYGMEMSAASLLTNLFQFLYGQLIGRFFPLTVMGNYTQASKYSDMPTSILSTTLSNSMFPIYSQIKDDPERLKRAFQKTIRLTSFLAFPLLFGLAIVGPGVLELLISKKWEGAFVYFQLLCLAGIPTIFINSNQYFVMIGERVTEFIYIEITKIVILLIVFFSTVQYGIMASIIGLVCMRYIIYLFNVIILGNKAKYKWYEQWRDMAPYVFLSLVMVGIMYGLKFVIAQKLLLLIVQIFIGAAFYLGINKILKSKILDDVIALFRK; this is encoded by the coding sequence ATGACAGAACATTCTCTTAAACGAAAATCAGCTATTGCTATAGCCTGGAATTTCTTCGATAAAGTTGGCTCTCAACTTATATTTATCGTAATCGGACTTGTTGTTACACGTATTCTTTCCCAAAAGGAATACGGATTAATAGGATTGCTTGGGATTTTCATTGCTTTATCGAGTGCTCTCATTGACAGCGGGTTTGTCTCCGCTTTGATCCGGAAGAAGGATGCATCCGAACTGGATTATAATACGGTATTCTACTTCAATATCGGAGTGAGTTCATTCTTGTACGCGGTATTGTTTTGTTGTGCGCCGCTGATTGCCAATTTCTATAATCAACCGCAACTGGTCATACTAGCCCGGGTTGTTTTCCTTTCATTGATTATTAACTCCCTGGGGCTTGTGCAAGGGGCTCAGATGACTAAGAATGTTCGATTTAAGCAGTTGTCTGTGATCAATCTAACATCGCTGCTGCTGTCGAGTATTTTATCGCTAATTTTTGCAGTTAAAGGGCTTGGTGTATGGGCTTTGGTTGTGCAATCGGTTGGGAATGCGACTTTCCGTGTATCGTTGTTATGGGTTGTAAGTAAATGGCGTCCTTCCCGACTATTTAGTTTTGAAGCTTTGAAGGCGCAGTTGAAATATGGCATGGAGATGTCGGCTGCCAGCTTGTTGACCAACCTGTTTCAGTTCCTGTACGGACAGTTGATCGGTCGTTTTTTCCCGCTTACTGTTATGGGAAATTATACACAGGCGAGTAAGTACAGTGACATGCCCACAAGCATCCTTTCTACGACTCTAAGCAATAGTATGTTTCCCATTTACAGCCAGATCAAGGATGACCCTGAACGGTTGAAACGCGCTTTTCAGAAAACCATCCGTTTGACTTCTTTTCTGGCTTTTCCATTATTGTTTGGATTAGCTATTGTGGGTCCTGGTGTACTTGAGTTGTTGATTTCAAAAAAATGGGAAGGGGCTTTTGTCTATTTTCAGCTTCTATGTCTGGCTGGAATTCCGACGATTTTCATTAATTCTAATCAGTATTTCGTGATGATTGGGGAACGTGTGACCGAATTCATCTATATTGAAATTACAAAGATTGTAATTTTGCTTATAGTCTTCTTTTCTACTGTTCAATATGGTATTATGGCTTCCATTATCGGACTGGTTTGTATGCGATATATTATTTACCTGTTTAACGTTATCATTCTGGGGAATAAAGCCAAATACAAGTGGTACGAACAATGGCGGGATATGGCTCCGTATGTTTTTCTGTCATTGGTAATGGTTGGCATTATGTATGGACTGAAGTTTGTTATTGCACAAAAATTGCTACTTCTTATCGTTCAGATTTTTATCGGAGCGGCATTTTACCTGGGCATCAATAAAATCCTCAAGTCGAAGATACTGGACGATGTAATTGCACTATTCCGTAAGTAA
- a CDS encoding glycosyltransferase family 9 protein, translated as MKKILIIRFSALGDVAMTIPITYSYARQNPDVEIVFLSKPSLTKLFFNAPKNFRLITIDAQGRHKGFFGLFRLFLELKKEKFDAVIDLHSVLRSHFLSRLFRLIGVKTATVHKGRAEKERLTHKHDKHFHQLATSFDRYLKTFHDAGIDFKPDFESIFEDGKGDLTLLADFLPEKRGKWIGIAPFAKHKGKIYPLEKMEEVVGKLSKESVKIFLFGGGESEKVILEKWAATYPNTICTIGKINMEKELHLMSHLDGMITMDSGNMHMASLVNCPVISIWGATHPYAGFYGWQQAKENAVQLDLSCRPCSVFGDKPCHRGDYACLNQITPDAIVAQVKRLFLKK; from the coding sequence ATGAAGAAAATTCTGATCATTCGCTTTTCCGCATTAGGAGATGTGGCCATGACCATTCCGATTACCTATTCGTATGCCCGTCAGAATCCCGATGTAGAAATTGTTTTTTTATCAAAACCTTCATTGACGAAGCTGTTCTTCAACGCGCCTAAAAACTTTCGACTCATCACCATCGACGCACAAGGCCGCCACAAAGGCTTTTTCGGGCTGTTCCGGCTATTTCTGGAATTAAAGAAGGAAAAGTTTGATGCGGTTATTGATCTGCACAGCGTATTGCGCAGCCACTTTCTCAGCAGGCTGTTCCGACTGATCGGCGTCAAAACAGCAACTGTACACAAAGGCCGGGCTGAAAAGGAGCGTCTGACCCACAAGCACGACAAGCATTTCCATCAATTGGCTACTTCATTTGATCGTTATCTGAAAACGTTTCATGATGCGGGTATCGACTTCAAGCCTGATTTCGAGTCCATCTTCGAAGACGGAAAAGGCGATTTGACATTGTTGGCTGATTTTCTCCCAGAGAAAAGGGGGAAATGGATCGGGATTGCCCCGTTTGCCAAGCATAAAGGTAAAATCTATCCGCTGGAGAAAATGGAAGAGGTGGTGGGCAAATTAAGTAAAGAGTCGGTGAAAATATTCCTGTTCGGTGGAGGAGAGAGCGAAAAAGTCATTCTGGAAAAATGGGCAGCAACTTACCCTAATACCATTTGCACGATCGGCAAAATCAACATGGAGAAGGAGCTTCACCTGATGAGCCACCTCGACGGTATGATTACGATGGACTCGGGTAATATGCACATGGCATCATTGGTTAACTGTCCGGTGATCTCCATCTGGGGAGCGACTCACCCGTATGCCGGATTCTACGGATGGCAGCAAGCGAAGGAAAATGCTGTTCAGCTAGACCTTTCGTGTCGTCCTTGCTCGGTATTCGGAGATAAACCCTGCCACAGAGGCGATTATGCATGTTTGAATCAGATAACTCCGGATGCAATTGTAGCGCAGGTCAAGCGGCTCTTTTTAAAGAAGTAA
- a CDS encoding DUF4254 domain-containing protein has translation MSFSQKSYAIFADSTKQYHVTDDVDAVMQNPYEFQTIEYFLYLKNWIDAVQWHLEDIVRDPNIDPVKALEIKRRIDKSNQERTDLVELIDSYFLDKYKNAMPLADATINTESPAWAVDRLSILALKIYHMQQEVDRPDATVKHIAQCQTKLNILLDQREDLTTAIDQLLADIEAGKKYMKVYKQMKMYNDPALNPVLYGKK, from the coding sequence ATGTCATTTAGCCAAAAAAGCTATGCAATTTTCGCAGATAGTACGAAGCAATACCACGTTACAGACGATGTGGATGCGGTAATGCAAAACCCTTACGAGTTCCAAACCATCGAATATTTCCTCTATCTCAAAAACTGGATTGATGCCGTACAATGGCACCTTGAAGATATCGTCCGCGACCCGAATATTGATCCTGTCAAAGCATTGGAAATCAAACGTCGCATTGACAAATCGAATCAGGAACGTACCGATTTGGTTGAATTAATCGATAGCTACTTTCTCGACAAATACAAAAACGCCATGCCATTGGCCGATGCGACAATCAACACAGAAAGTCCGGCATGGGCGGTTGACCGTCTTTCGATCCTTGCATTGAAGATTTACCACATGCAGCAAGAGGTGGATCGTCCCGATGCGACTGTGAAGCATATCGCTCAATGTCAGACCAAGCTGAATATCCTGCTTGATCAGCGCGAAGACCTGACTACCGCTATCGACCAATTGTTGGCCGACATCGAAGCCGGTAAAAAATACATGAAGGTGTACAAACAGATGAAGATGTATAATGATCCGGCTCTCAATCCGGTTCTTTACGGTAAAAAGTAA